A portion of the Lolium rigidum isolate FL_2022 chromosome 1, APGP_CSIRO_Lrig_0.1, whole genome shotgun sequence genome contains these proteins:
- the LOC124652871 gene encoding disease resistance protein RGA5-like codes for KSIYDKIKAQFHCVAFVSVGQNPNLKKVFKDIFYDLDNKIFSNIHNTEKDERILMNELREFLADKRYLIIIDDIWEEETWKCINWAFSRNSLSSRIITTTRKVGVAQACLSSVDDIIHEMKPLSAGDSQILFYRRIFQCENSCPDELQKVSKDILKKCGGVPLAIITIASLLVSNQQVKQKDEWFHLLSSIGRGLTEGATVDNMNNILLLSYYDLPCHLKTCFLYLSIFPEDFEIEKEWLIWRWIAEGFIQRGKKGSTMFEVGETYFSELVNRSLIMPQQLNSEEEVISCRIHDMVLDLIYSLSSEENFVTVLDNTRQYMPNLHSKVRRLSLQNSTVKLDDHQFDVSKVRSFAIFPPATGYWLASLSSLQYLRILELGDVRVYSFGCRVDSSHGFSVEHITNLFHLRQLVINDSDVKELPHDIGKLRFLQSLDISRSGIKEIPASFVQLQHLIRLCLGEGTVLPKGFGNLTSLEVLKGREVSFSSIGTVKELPNLTELRVLHLSSNLTDFRMPHLSCDEMDKSTALMESLGSLRKLQSVQIDGRSGLVKLMGARWVPPPRLRSFLSRDKFLTLPKWINLTSLPHLSSLYISVINLHKDDINIIGMLPALRYLFLHALTEDKFPLSVVRAGAFPSAIECAFRGIITWPCLFAPGSMPWLKRLSMGMTYHVNYQSGEVDVSMAHLPCLERVAVYSWGGSNARAALMHAWEAHPNLPTVEFWRCKEYCVDGYYAVPHINMLLHELMPNGSLNGILHGKKEEEKQALLDWPARVLRDQEGDSYGVVLLELLTGKRPTDESFLENGTRLVTWL; via the exons AAATCAATTTATGACAAGATCAAAGCACAGTTTCACTGTGTGGCTTTTGTCTCCGTGGGTCAGAATCCTAATTTGAAGAAAGTCTTCAAAGATATATTCTATGACCTTGATAACAAAATATTCAGTAACATTCATAATACAGAAAAGGATGAAAGGATTCTCATGAATGAACTCCGTGAATTTCTTGCGGACAAAAG GTACCTCATCATAATCGATGATATATGGGAAGAAGAAACATGGAAATGTATAAACTGGGCTTTCTCAAGAAACAGTCTCAGTAGCCGGATAATCACAACAACACGCAAAGTCGGTGTCGCTCAAGCATGTCTCTCTTCTGTTGATGACATAATTCATGAAATGAAACCTTTGTCTGCTGGAGACTCACAGATACTCTTCTATAGAAGAATATTTCAATGTGAGAACAGCTGTCCAGATGAACTACAGAAAGTATCTAAAGACATATTGAAGAAATGTGGTGGTGTGCCTTTAGCCATCATTACTATCGCTAGTCTTTTGGTTAGTAATCAACAGGTAAAACAAAAGGATGAGTGGTTCCATTTGCTCAGCTCTATTGGCCGTGGACTTACAGAAGGTGCTACCGTGGATAACATGAATAACATATTGTTGTTAAGCTATTATGATTTGCCTTGTCACCTGAAGACTTGTTTTCTATATCTTAGCATATTTCCAGAAGATTTTGAGATTGAGAAAGAGTGGCTGATATGGAGGTGGATAGCTGAAGGTTTTATCCAGCGGGGAAAAAAAGGAAGTACTATGTTTGAGGTTGGAGAAACATACTTCAGTGAGCTCGTGAATAGAAGCTTGATCATGCCACAACAATTAAATAGCGAGGAAGAGGTGATATCTTGCCGTATACATGACATGGTGCTTGATCTCATATATTCATTGTCAAGTGAAGAAAACTTTGTCACTGTGTTAGACAATACTAGGCAGTACATGCCTAATCTGCATAGCAAAGTTCGAAGATTATCACTGCAAAATAGCACGGTGAAACTCGACGATCATCAGTTTGATGTGTCAAAAGTCAGGTCATTTGCTATTTTTCCTCCTGCTACCGGTTATTGGTTGGCATCTCTTTCAAGTTTGCAGTATTTACGTATACTGGAACTAGGAGATGTTAGAGTTTACTCTTTTGGGTGCAGAGTGGACAGTAGCCATGGTTTTAGTGTCGAGCATATTACCAATTTATTTCACCTAAGGCAACTAGTGATCAACGACTCAGATGTTAAGGAACTCCCACATGACATAGGCAAGTTACGGTTTTTGCAGTCACTGGACATAAGTAGATCTGGTATAAAAGAGATACCTGCAAGTTTTGTTCAGCTACAACATTTGATACGTCTGTGTCTCGGTGAAGGAACAGTACTGCCAAAAGGATTTGGGAACTTGACATCCCTTGAAGTGCTGAAAGGAAGAGAAGTGTCATTCTCATCTATTGGCACTGTTAAAGAGCTGCCCAACCTGACAGAGTTAAGGGTGCTCCATCTTTCCTCCAACCTGACAGACTTTAGGATGCCCCATCTTTCCTGTGATGAAATGGACAAGAGCACAGCTCTGATGGAGTCTCTTGGCAGCTTGCGCAAACTGCAATCTGTGCAGATTGATGGAAGAAGCGGGCTGGTGAAACTAATGGGTGCGCGCTGGGTGCCCCCTCCACGCCTCCGCAGTTTTTTGTCACGGGATAAATTCTTGACACTGCCGAAATGGATTaatttaacatcacttcctcacCTCTCCTCTCTGTACATAAGTGTGATAAATTTGCACAAGGATGACATCAACATTATTGGGATGCTTCCTGCTCTTCGCTACCTCTTCCTGCATGCTCTAACTGAAGACAAGTTTCCTTTATCGGTCGTGAGGGCCGGTGCATTCCCATCTGCCATAGAGTGCGCGTTCCGTGGAATTATAACTTGGCCGTGTCTGTTTGCACCTGGAAGTATGCCATGGCTTAAGCGTCTTTCCATGGGGATGACCTATCATGTGAACTACCAAAGTGGTGAGGTTGATGTGAGCATGGCGCACCTCCCTTGTCTTGAGCGTGTCGCTGTTTATTCTTGGGGTGGTAGCAACGCTCGTGCTGCGCTGATGCATGCATGGGAGGCCCACCCCAACCTTCCCACCGTTGAG TTCTGGAG ATGCAAGGAATACTGCGTTGATGGCTACTACGCGGTGCCGCACATCAACATGCTATTACACGAGCTCATGCCCAACGGTAGCCTCAACGGCATCCTCcacgggaagaaggaggaggagaagcaggCGCTCCTGGACTGGCCAGCAAG AGTACTTCGAGACCAGGAGGGCGACAGCTACGGCGTCGTCTTGCTTGAGCTTCTCACTGGGAAAAGGCCGACTGACGAATCCTTCCTCGAGAACGGCACACGGCTCGTCACCTGG TTATAG